TTGCCAACCTCTTCTAGCTTTGTCCAGTTGTCCATGCCTTTCCAAACTTGTCGTGCACCCCTTGTTGGCCCACGCGTCAGCGTTGACTTTTCCTCGCGTGTGGTTGCCATGCATGCGAGCACGTCGGGTCGGGTGTGGCTTATAAAAGCGGCCGTGCCACCGCAGCGTCCCTTTGCCTCcgatccttcaagctcgcccggcGACTCCTCTCCTCCGCCCGTTCCCTCTCCGATCGCCTTCTCTCTctaccgctcctcctcctccgtctcgCCGGCGTCGCCAGCGCCGGCCGGCCATGGGTTGCGGTGGCTCcaaggaggccgtggccaccggcAACACCACCGCCAGCGGCGCCGACGGCAAGCTCCTCCGAAGGAAGTCCTCCGTCTCCACGGGCCAAAACCACACCTCATCCTCCACGTCGTCCTCCGCCAACAACGCCGTCGCCGTCAAGGACGTCGTGaaggagccggccgccggcgaggccaaggcgggcgtcgtcgaggcGGCTTCCGACGAGAAGCCCGCGGCCACGGCTGTCGACGAGAAGAAAGAGAATGACGGCTTCGTGAAGGAgcgggccgccggcgaggcaAAGGCGGACGTTGTGGTGGTGTCCGTCGAGAAGCCCGCCGCCACTGCCGTCGCCGGGGAGAAGAAAGAGGACGATGATGCGGCGGCCGTGAAGAAGGATGTTGCCGACGACGTCGCTGTCCCGGCGGCTGCTGTTTCGACGGCGCCCGAGGCATCCGCTGCGCCGGCACCTGAAGCGCAGCAAGCCGAGAaagtggaggaggagcagctgCCGGAGTCCACCATGGCCGAGGAGGCGCCGGTGGAGGAGGCAGATaaggcggccgaggaggagaaggcagAGAAGAaacccgaggaggaggagaaggcgacgTCTCCTGCTCCGACCAAGGAGGATGGTGAGTATGCTACTCAAGATCGATTTTACACTTACAATCTCTTTACGAGATGTTCATAGTATTCTTGATTTTTGCCGATCACAATTCACGAGAATTAACAACTGATGCATGGAAAATGTACGTTGTTTTTGCAGGGGAGTCATCAGCCGGGAAGCAGAACACCACGGAGCCCGTGGAGGCCAAACCG
This sequence is a window from Setaria italica strain Yugu1 chromosome III, Setaria_italica_v2.0, whole genome shotgun sequence. Protein-coding genes within it:
- the LOC101771332 gene encoding enolase-phosphatase E1, translating into MGCGGSKEAVATGNTTASGADGKLLRRKSSVSTGQNHTSSSTSSSANNAVAVKDVVKEPAAGEAKAGVVEAASDEKPAATAVDEKKENDGFVKERAAGEAKADVVVVSVEKPAATAVAGEKKEDDDAAAVKKDVADDVAVPAAAVSTAPEASAAPAPEAQQAEKVEEEQLPESTMAEEAPVEEADKAAEEEKAEKKPEEEEKATSPAPTKEDGESSAGKQNTTEPVEAKPVDEPKAEGAAAPVVPAESSAAEKKINASDEQTATAVAATTTASEPPAN